A stretch of the Festucalex cinctus isolate MCC-2025b chromosome 20, RoL_Fcin_1.0, whole genome shotgun sequence genome encodes the following:
- the LOC144009020 gene encoding uncharacterized protein LOC144009020 isoform X1: MELYWYIVVIVFIIIKIFFYVCWYRSRQRQLAAYLSNPRNAQIVIVGGRAYLHQMCERQSQTSLWPSWYGVPDDLSQEEPSTAPPPPPPPAVSFSHLDMPPPYDAVSGEDDLKPPPYSECAHDDEAEAPRPPNLTPLISEEGDSSGASEAPPPYTRSPQPQEGRASRAESHSENV; this comes from the exons ATGGAGCTGTACTGGTATAT AGTGGTCATAGTGTTCATCATCATCAAGATCTTCTTCTACGTGTGCTGGTACCGCTCGAGACAGAGGCAGCTGGCCGCGTACCTGAGCAACCCCCGCAATGCCCAGATAGTCATCGTAGGAGGGAGGGCGTACCTCCATCAAATGTGCGAGAGGCAGAGT CAGACCTCACTCTGGCCAAGCTGGTACGGCGTACCTGATGACCTGTCACAAGAAGAACCCTCcacggcgccgccgccgccgccgccacctgcTGTATCCTTCTCGCACCTGGACATGCCACCGCCGTATGATGCCGTCTCTGGAG AGGACGATCTGAAACCGCCTCCGTACAGCGAGTGCGCCCACGACGACGAGGCCGAGGCGCCTCGGCCGCCCAATCTCACGCCTCTCATCTCTGAGGAAGGCGACTCCAGTGGCGCCAGCGAGGCTCCGCCCCCTTATACGCGGTCTCCCCAGCCTCAAGAAGGCCGAGCGAGCCGCGCGGAGTCGCACTCTGAGAACGTCTAG
- the LOC144009020 gene encoding uncharacterized protein LOC144009020 isoform X2 — protein MELYWYIVVIVFIIIKIFFYVCWYRSRQRQLAAYLSNPRNAQIVIVGGRAYLHQMCERQSTSLWPSWYGVPDDLSQEEPSTAPPPPPPPAVSFSHLDMPPPYDAVSGEDDLKPPPYSECAHDDEAEAPRPPNLTPLISEEGDSSGASEAPPPYTRSPQPQEGRASRAESHSENV, from the exons ATGGAGCTGTACTGGTATAT AGTGGTCATAGTGTTCATCATCATCAAGATCTTCTTCTACGTGTGCTGGTACCGCTCGAGACAGAGGCAGCTGGCCGCGTACCTGAGCAACCCCCGCAATGCCCAGATAGTCATCGTAGGAGGGAGGGCGTACCTCCATCAAATGTGCGAGAGGCAGAGT ACCTCACTCTGGCCAAGCTGGTACGGCGTACCTGATGACCTGTCACAAGAAGAACCCTCcacggcgccgccgccgccgccgccacctgcTGTATCCTTCTCGCACCTGGACATGCCACCGCCGTATGATGCCGTCTCTGGAG AGGACGATCTGAAACCGCCTCCGTACAGCGAGTGCGCCCACGACGACGAGGCCGAGGCGCCTCGGCCGCCCAATCTCACGCCTCTCATCTCTGAGGAAGGCGACTCCAGTGGCGCCAGCGAGGCTCCGCCCCCTTATACGCGGTCTCCCCAGCCTCAAGAAGGCCGAGCGAGCCGCGCGGAGTCGCACTCTGAGAACGTCTAG
- the timm21 gene encoding mitochondrial import inner membrane translocase subunit Tim21, with translation MAYMQILKVLYRNFKPTSVQTCSRLTGGKLLIHAHKAESVVSRLAFQGRLEASRCFLQSRRRITLDFRARNKSDGQKSVYKYQGGSPKPSATRKVKEAGRDFTYLIIVLVGLGVTGGLLYVVFQELFSSSSPNKVYGKAFNIVKLDPEVIGAFGEPIKCYGETTRRGRRQQISHMEYRKDGLKHMRLKFYIEGSEPGLKGTVHSESKENPETGKYEFRYIFVDIDTYPKRTIIVEDNR, from the exons ATGGCGTATATGCAGATATTAAAAGTCCTGTATCGGAATTTCAAGCCAACATCGGTGCAAACGTGCAGCAGGTTGACAGGGGGCAAATTGTTGATCCACGCACACAAAGCCGAGTCAGTCGTTTCGAGATTGGCCTTCCAAGGGAGACTCGAAGCTTCGCGTTGTTTCCTGCAATCACGCAGAAGGATTACGCTTGACTTCAGAGCAAGAAATAAAAGCGATGGGCAGAAATCGGTTTACAAATACCAGGGTGGGAGCCCAAAGCCATCAGCTACACGCAAAG tgaaAGAAGCTGGCCGAGATTTCACCTACTTGATTATTGTACTCGTCGGCCTTGGAGTGACAG GTGGACTTTTGTATGTAGTCTTCCAGGAACTCTTTTCTTCCTCCAGCCCAAATAAAGTATACGGGAAAGCTTTCAACATAGTCAAATTAGACCCTGAG GTAATTGGAGCATTTGGAGAACCGATTAAGTGTTACGGTGAGACGACTCGCCGGGGAAGAAGACAGCAAATCAG CCATATGGAATATCGAAAGGACGGACTGAAGCACATGAGACTGAAGTTTTACATTGAAGGATCCGAACCGGGGCTTAAAGGCACAGTGCACTCTGAGTCAAAAGAG AATCCTGAAACGGGAAAATATGAATTCCGCTACATATTCGTGGACATAGACACCTACCCAAAGCGGACCATCATTGTAGAAGATAACCGATAA